ACTCCTTGGCAGTGATCAGTTCAGGTTTTCAGGCCTGGCTTCTCCAGCAAAGGATCTAAGGACCTAAATATAAAACTGAGCATTCTGAGTGATTCCTTTACTTCACCCACAATGCAGGGGGCTGTGCTCATTTGCTGCTTGGGCCCACAGCCCGGCTCCATGCGCATTCCCACACCTTGCcctctctgtttccccatctgttaagtGTTAACTCTGCTGTTTTAGATAAATGATGGCAGTAACTTAGGGGGCTTTTCATGGGGGATGGGGATTTAAGGCCGGAGTTCTCAGTggcacagtattgccaaccccaaacttttgaaaatcatgagtcaggaccCCCAGAATGATGACTGCCTTTTGTgagactaaaaaataaaaataagaataaatGTTGAGTTCTTTCGATTTGCCTTCTGACTTCTCAGACCTGTAGGCTGCACTTAGATCACTTAGAAACTTCCTTTGTTTAGGTATCCCtaacttctgtttgccagaagctgggaatgggcaacaagggatggatcactcgatcacctgttctgttcattccccctggggcacctggcattggccactgttggaagacaggatactgggctagatggaccgttggtctgatccagtctggtcattcttatgttcatgagattcattataaaatcatgaatgttggCAACATTTGACACTGCGTCCCCTTTACACTGAGGCAGAGCTGCCTTAGCGTACGTTAGAATCAGGCCTTTGAAACATTGATTCCAGCTTAACCACATTTTTGGCCTGTGAATTTAATATCCCTAGACTTGAAAGGATTAAATTTTATCAGTAATGTCAGTAAATGTTGACTTCCCTTTGcccacacaaactgatgaaaaaacatttccattgatAAGAACTGAAATTTACAAATAGATAcggtaagaaaaatgctgcttgagaacttactagagcagggatcagcaacctttcagaagtgctgtgccgagtcttcatttattcactctaatttaaggtttcatgtgccagtaatacattctaACGTTTTtggaagatctctttctataagtctataatatataactaaagtagtgttgtatgtaaagtaaataaagtttttaaaatgtttaagaagcttcacataaaattaaattaaaatgcagagccccccggaccggtggccaggacctgggcagtgtgagtgccactgaaaatcagcttgcatgccgccttcggcacacgtgccataggttgcctatccctgtacTAGAGTTTAATTTAAGGATAGTTACTTAGCATGTTTTGACATGagatattgacaatttgtgttttaacagttacactttttaactttttgaatctcggTGTCCACTGTCctaaaataattattgtctgaccaaAAATATTGTCTgatttcgcccccccccccaatttcccacaactgtgaacaataatattgataaaaactgaaactgtgaaagtttaaatagataagattaatatttatttgtaagAATGTTTATATATTTGTCAGTCAAAATTACATATTAAATcaaatgaattctgccaagcctaaatatcACTCCTTAGACACACAGTTCTGTCAGCTCATCAGGACAAGGGGAAGCTGATGTCCATGTGAAGCCCCAGTGACCCCCACAcaccagcagagggggctgattgcaggatcagagccttgttGGGACGTTTCTCACCAAAGCCTCCAGGGCTGGAACATTACTGGTGATCTGGCTCCAGCTCAGCAAACAGCCTGTCAGTTCCAGGAAGGGAAACACccaattgctgctgctgcaggccggACATAGTTCATAGTTCAGGAAAGTGAAACTAACCCTGTGACACTgtccagagggagccatggccaCAGACAACCCCatggaaagtctccaggaggaagctacatgccccatctgtctggagtattttaaGGACCCGGTGATTATAGattgtgggcacaatttctgccgagtCTGCATCGCCCAGTGCTGGGCGAGACCAGATACAGacgtctcctgccctcagtgcagagaaactgtgcaacaaGGAAACCTCAGGCCGATCAGACGGCTGGCAAATGTTGTAGAAATAGTCAAACGACTGAGTTTACAagcagcaaagggagcaggagaggagagggtgtgtggggaacaccaggagactctgaaactgttctgtgaagaggatcaaacttCTGTCTGTGTGGTTTGCTATCTGTCCCGGGCTCACAGACATCACAGGGTGATTCCCATaaaggaggctgcccaggagtacaaggtagggaattGCTGTCAAGTTTAATGGGTAATAACTTTGGATTTTAATTACAGGCAGATTTCACTGAAAGTTTCCTGTCATGGGTATGATGCATCATTCAGGTCTGTAAAGCCTTCATTGTACGGGAAATGCTATCACAAAATGAATGATCTGGCAGTGTGACAATAGAATCAGAATATCAAGTCTTAAGATACCTGATGTGGGAAACTTTTCTCTGAGTTTCTGAATGTTTTTCAAACCCAGCTTCCACTGCTGAAATAAGGGGACTTTTTACAGCACGGTCGGTGTTAACAGTCAGTGAGGTTTAAATCACAAGAGCTGCAGGCCAGTCTATGCGAGTGTGTTACCTTCAGACTGGAGAACTGATCATTTAAATATCAACACTGTTAATTATTTCATTCCCTGTGTGAGAGCGGAGGGGGAGAATCACAGCTTGGCACCATTTATTGCCAGTGCCGCCTCCTTCCAGTGCCACTAGCGGGTGATGTTTGGGAGGTGCCACTTCTTATTTCCCCCAGTACATTCTAGCCCCATGAGGGGAGTCCGCCCCAGGAGCCCCTTGGAGCCAATCAGCAACTCCATCCTGTTTTGAACAATGCACCATTTGAACAGATCATGGTGTCTCCTTTTGGTGactcaccctgtgcagttaaTGGGACTGCGCTGGCTCAGGTGCTCGGCTGCTGCCTGAGGGAGGCCACATGGGAGCCTGGACAGAGGAGAGCACAGTGGGGTCTTGTTCctgacctgggtctgggtacaGTGCGGCGACGTGCTACCCCAACCTCTTCACTGGCACCAGCAGGAGGGATCATTCAGAACCTTCTCAGTTGTTTCCCCTCTGGTCTGTGCTCAGTGATGGGAAACTTGAACTCAGACACAGGCTCTGAGAAGTCCTGAGtgtctgcagggagcagagccctTGATCTGAGATTGGCGTCTCTGATCCCATGAGGCCTTTGGGGCTGGCAGAGCCGAGTCTGCTGCCTCCTTCCAGGGTATTTACTGCTCGTGTATGAAATGCCAATATGGACAGTATTGTCCAGCCATTGGACAGGCAGACTAATGGCTGTTTATCGCACGCAATGCCCCTGCAGGTGAAActccagggagccctgggccctctgaggaaggagctggaagaggccCTGGCTCTGATGtctgcagaggaggaggagatcacAGAGTGGCAGGTGGGTGTCTGGTTTTATTTCTCCctgagcccttccccctgcagcgtTCCCAGGAATGACGGTGCCATAAAGCTCCAGGATGAGGTTATGAACCTGCTCTGGTTGTTTGCTCCGTTGTGCAGGCTTGGTGCTGGCCATGGGCAGCGCATGCCTCTGGCATTTGGGGAGGCCGGGCATGAGTGCCGGAAACTCTCCTGTGCCCGGATCATCACCCTGCccactgctccacccccactTGTCCTCCTCTCCCCGAGACCCCACCCATACTCCCCATCTGCTCTGCCCCATGCCCGGCTcccactcagccccctccccagaggctCCCCTCTCACCGTTCAGTTTTGCAGCtcgctcctctgccccagcccctcccccaagccccctcgCCTGCCGCTTGCTCCTTTCTGCCGCCTCCTGCCTTAAGGATGAGTGatgaggggggaggggcggagaggaGCAATTGGCGGGGCCCCCACACAGCTGATGGGCAGCAAGCGGCGGGTGCTGCGGGATTCGGGGGAAGAGCGGGAGCGAGGGCTCCGGGTGGAGCGCAGGCAGCACTCCAAAGGCAGCAGGTCTGCAGCATCCTCCAAAGGGAGGGGCGCTGCATCCTGTTTGGGGAAGCTCAGCCTCCCCTGGCATATGGTACCTGCCATCCAGGGTGCTGGCAGCATCAGGCTGTGTCTCTGGTGGGGATCTCGGTGCAGCTAtaggcaggaggagaaggggcagttcCTGGCCCTTGTACAGTGGTGCAGACCCACCCCTGAGATCTCTGATAGGGGCAAATTCTCCATATTGGGTGCAGTGTTTTCACTGTTACATGGCTCCTGTTTCTCTCCTGCAGGTGGGGATGGTGTGTCGGctgctagaatcatagaatctcagggttggaagggacctcaggaggtcatctagtccaaccccctgctcaaagcaggaccaaacccaactaaatgatcccagccagggctttgtcaagcctgaccttaaaaacctctaaggaaggagattccactacctccctaggtaacccattccagttcctcaccaccctactagtgaaaaagttttttcctaatatccaacctaaacctccccctctgcaacttgagaccattactccttgttctgtcatcttctaccactgagaacagtctagatccatcctctttggaaccccctttcaggtagttgaaagcagctatcaaatcccccctcattcttctcttctgcagactaaacaatcccagttccctcagcctctcctcataagtcatgtgctccagccccctaatcatttttgttgccctctgctggactctctccaatttgtccacgtccttcttgtagtgtggggcccaaaactggacacagtactccaaatgaggcctcaccagtgctgagtagaggggaatgatcacatccctcgatcggctggaaatgcccctacttatacaacccaaaatgccattagtcttcttggcaacaagggcacactgttgactcatattcagcttttcgtccacggtaacccctaggtccttttccgcagaactgctgcccagccattcggtccctagtctgtagcagtgcttaggattcttccgtcctaagtacaggactctgcacttgtccttgttgaacctcatcatatttcttttggcccaatcctctaatttgtctaggtccctctgtatcctatccctaccctccagcgtatcaaccactcctcccagtttagtgtcatctgcaaacttgctaagggtgcagtccacaccatcctccagatcgttaatgaagatattgaataaaaccggccccagcactgacccttggggcactccacttgataccggctgccaactagacatggaaccattgatcactacagCCATCGGTTTTCAGTGGCCTCCATGACAAAGCTCTGCAGCTtctctgcagcctggaggaaac
The Mauremys reevesii isolate NIE-2019 unplaced genomic scaffold, ASM1616193v1 Contig15, whole genome shotgun sequence DNA segment above includes these coding regions:
- the LOC120393128 gene encoding E3 ubiquitin-protein ligase TRIM11-like: MATDNPMESLQEEATCPICLEYFKDPVIIDCGHNFCRVCIAQCWARPDTDVSCPQCRETVQQGNLRPIRRLANVVEIVKRLSLQAAKGAGEERVCGEHQETLKLFCEEDQTSVCVVCYLSRAHRHHRVIPIKEAAQEYKVKLQGALGPLRKELEEALALMSAEEEEITEWQGKVKNKREMIAGEFNKLHTLLREEEQLLLQRLEEEEKETLQRLQENVTKLSQQSSSLQQLIIEIEEKYQQPVVELLKDVKSTLSRSENVKLQEPEAVSTDLKNVYNISLDMREALKRFGVDVTLDPDTAHPRLVLSEDRKHAAHPCREQHQTLQCEKQLYRS